The following proteins are co-located in the Helicoverpa armigera isolate CAAS_96S chromosome 23, ASM3070526v1, whole genome shotgun sequence genome:
- the LOC135116592 gene encoding uncharacterized protein LOC135116592, producing MCARDVYEGSVRGMCVEKDVLRGLRILYQPVHRRSLLEVEVRKIDNNMDNWKKKILLYLTICDEEMEAEDTEFISSIILSNTRTHRFWIRNHIKYHRLHGEFFTFFHTADDEIFENSYRVSRSNFYELHNLIENIIKKEDTHYRECISTKEKLAVCLKYLSTGSSFTRLAENFRIGVASVSRIVAEVCNALWLVLQPLVIPKPTKDDWKRIAKDFQELWQFKNCLGALDEPEPLYEGGEPVPFVFIGDEAFPLMENFMRPYPRDQLDQQKRIFNYRLSRARRIVEATFGVLARKWYVYRKDFECRVETVDKIVKATCVMHNFLIERQSNYLDCIDNTNTSTLVSVPSISVVVSSDSYDVREKYCSYFNNQGKVSWQDTRISSRIHRTQ from the exons ATGTGTGCGAGGGATGTGTACGAGGGAAGTGTGCGAGGAATGTGTGTTGAGAAAGATGTGTTGCGAGGTTTGCGCATACTGTACCAGCCAGTCCATAGACGGAGTTTGTTGGAAGTAGAAGTGCgcaaaatagataataatatggataattggaaaaagaaaatacttttatatttaacaatttgTGATGAAGAAATGGAAGCAGAAGATACGGAGTTTATTAGTTCTATAATTTTGAGCAATACAAGAACACACAGGTTTTGGATACGTAACCATATTAAATATCATCGATTACATGGAGAATTCTTTACCTTTTTTCATAcggctgatgatgaaatattcgAAAATTCTTATCGAGTATCTAGAAGTAACTTTTATGAGTTACACAATTTGATTGAGAACATTATCAAGAAAGAAGACACTCACTACAGAGAATGCATCAGCACCAAGGAAAAATTGGCGGTAtgtttaaa GTATTTATCCACGGGCTCGTCGTTCACACGATTGGCAGAAAATTTTAGGATTGGAGTAGCAAGTGTGTCGAGAATTGTGGCAGAAGTTTGTAATGCTCTTTGGCTTGTTTTACAACCTCTTGTTATTCCAAAACCTACCAAAGACGACTGGAAGCGAATAGCAAAGGATTTTCAAGAGCTATGGcagtttaaaaattgtttgggGGCTCTAGACG AACCTGAACCATTATATGAAGGAGGTGAACCAGTACCATTTGTATTCATTGGAGATGAGGCTTTTCCTTTGATGGAAAATTTCATGCGCCCATATCCGCGGGACCAGTTAGACCAACAGAAACGTATATTTAACTATAGACTTTCCAGGGCACGTCGCATTGTAGAAGCTACATTCGGTGTATTGGCACGAAAGTGGTATGTGTATCGTAAAGACTTTGAATGCAGAGTGGAAACGGTTGACAAAATCGTAAAAGCCACATGTGTAATGcataattttttaattgaaagacaAAGTAATTATTTGGATTGCATTGATAACACAAATACAAGTACTCTTGTATCGGTTCCTAGCATTTCCGTCGTCGTGTCAAGTGATAGTTATGATGTAAGAGAGAAATACTGctcttatttcaataatcaagGAAAAGTGTCATGGCAAGATACTCGTATTTCGTCACGAATTCATCGCACACAATAA